In Apis cerana isolate GH-2021 linkage group LG6, AcerK_1.0, whole genome shotgun sequence, the following are encoded in one genomic region:
- the LOC107994261 gene encoding coiled-coil domain-containing protein 43 translates to MAVATSSFDDWLSKKLQDLKTDECIFGSYIKGILQGDETEDEKIEALESILTGITEDDINNHVTEILKVWEENFPNKEKAGPKVPLEDVDVRLARLLESQSLPTTTQRSYTDEEKKIREAILAQYSQMSEEENSEGDGEEDGASGGDCGIEKNTNAAAIIQQEKEKREKAKLESQRKKEKDKEDREKQKQLREEKKEKRKTQKGERRR, encoded by the exons ATGGCAGTTGCAACGAGTTCTTTCGATGATTGGCTTAGCAAGAAATTACAAGATTTAAAAACTGATGAATGTATATTTGGCTCATACATCAAAGGAATTTTACAAGGTGATGAAACGGAGGATGAGAAGATTGAAGCCCTTGAAAGCATACTTACGGGCATAACG gAAGATGACATCAATAATCATGtaacagaaattttaaaagtttgggAAGAAAACTTTCCCAATAAAGAGAAGGCTGGTCCAAAAGTACCACTAGAAGATGTAGACGTCAGATTAGCGCGATTGTTGGAGTCTCAATCTCTTCCAACTACAACACAAAGAAGTTATacagatgaagaaaaaaaaataagagaagctATTCTTGCACAATATAGTCAAATGTCAGAAGAAGAGAATAGTGAAGGAGATGGAGAAGAAGATGGAGCAAGTGGTGGAGATTGTGGAAtagagaaaaatacaaatgcaGCTGCAATAATacaacaagaaaaagaaaaaagggaaaaagctAAATTGGAaagtcaaagaaaaaaagagaaagataaagaagatCG agaaaaacagaaacaattaagagaggaaaagaaggaaaaacgaaaaacaCAGAAGGGAGAACGAAGAAGGTAG